A genome region from Cucumis sativus cultivar 9930 chromosome 4, Cucumber_9930_V3, whole genome shotgun sequence includes the following:
- the LOC101218938 gene encoding histone-lysine N-methyltransferase, H3 lysine-9 specific SUVH1 yields MEQQLDQDSIPVGSLDKSKVLNVKPLRQLVPVFPSAQNVSSFSTPQGAAPFVCAGPSGPFPPGVAPFYPFFFSPAEQNQHTPGGTTNTNASFGLNSPISTAVPISSFRTPTEGTSTQNTGSRKNTRSRAQLQDGYSDSQNDNSQYYGMGVNDGEDSSKVGRKNKAKKKTRNGQDINFTSDVDIDAMLNEMVSTYNLSVLDSNRQAHGTIEAVSCVLMVFDLLRRKISQVEESKEPMPGSIRRPDLKTGAFLMTKGIRTNINKRIGTVPGVEIGDIFFFRMELCLVGLHAPSMAGIDYMGLKVSQDEEPVAVSIVSSGGYEDDTNDTDVLIYSGQGGVNRKDKESIDQKLERGNLALEKSLHRGNDVRVIRGVRDFSNPTGKIYVYDGLYKIQESWVEKGKSGCNVFKYKLVRLPGQQEAFLNWKLVQQWKDGNVSRIGVIIPDLASGAESLPVSLVNDVDDEKGPAYFTYYAGLKYLKPVYSMEPSAGCNCAGGCLPGNINCLCMQKNGGYLPYSSNGVLASQQSMIYECGASCQCPPNCRNRVSQGGLKFRLEVFRTKGKGWGLRSWDPIRAGAFICQYAGEVIDSPKAKDSVRDNEDGYIFDATRSYPNLEVISGDSDGPPKLQFPLVISAKNAGNVARFMNHSCYPNVYWKPIIRENKGEHDVHIAFHAIRHIPPMMELTYDYGVIPPESADGRKINCLCGSLKCRGYFC; encoded by the coding sequence ATGGAACAACAATTGGATCAGGATTCCATTCCTGTCGGGTCATTAGACAAATCTAAGGTATTGAATGTAAAACCGTTGCGCCAACTAGTTCCAGTATTCCCATCAGCACAAAACGTGTCATCTTTTTCAACTCCCCAAGGTGCTGCCCCATTTGTGTGTGCTGGTCCTTCTGGTCCTTTTCCACCTGGGGTTGCTCCATTCtatcccttctttttttcaccagctgaacaaaatcaacataCACCAGGTGGAACAACAAATACTAATGCATCTTTTGGCCTCAATAGTCCTATATCAACTGCAGTTCCAATATCTTCATTCAGGACACCAACTGAGGGTACTTCAACACAAAATACTGGCTCTAGAAAAAATACTAGAAGTCGTGCCCAGTTACAAGATGGCTACAGTGATAGCCAAAATGATAATTCTCAGTATTATGGCATGGGTGTAAATGATGGGGAAGATTCAAGTAAAGTGGGTCGGAAGAACAAAGCGAAGAAGAAGACAAGGAATGGTCAGGACATTAATTTTACATCAGATGTTGATATTGATGCAATGCTCAATGAAATGGTTTCAACGTACAACCTTTCAGTGTTAGATTCAAATCGACAAGCTCATGGTACCATAGAAGCAGTTTCATGCGTGCTCATGGTATTTGACCTGTTGAGACGGAAGATTTCACAAGTTGAAGAGTCTAAGGAACCGATGCCTGGAAGTATAAGGCGTCCAGATCTTAAAACAGGTGCATTTCTGATGACCAAAGGGATTCgaacaaatattaataaaaggaTTGGAACTGTTCCTGGTGTGGAAATTGGTgatatcttctttttcaggATGGAATTGTGCCTGGTTGGGTTGCATGCTCCATCCATGGCTGGGATTGACTACATGGGTTTAAAGGTCAGTCAAGATGAAGAACCGGTTGCGGTTAGCATTGTCTCATCTGGTGGGTATGAGGATGATACAAATGATACAGATGTGTTAATCTACAGTGGCCAGGGTGGAGTGAACAGGAAGGATAAGGAATCAATAGATCAAAAGCTTGAAAGGGGTAATCTTGCTCTGGAGAAGAGCTTGCATCGTGGAAATGATGTCAGAGTTATTCGAGGGGTGAGAGATTTTAGTAACCCAACAGGGAAGATCTATGTTTATGATGGTCTTTATAAAATCCAGGAGTCTTGGGTAGAGAAAGGCAAATCTGGCTGTAAtgtatttaaatacaaattggTGCGATTACCTGGACAGCAGGAAGCATTTTTGAATTGGAAATTAGTCCAACAATGGAAGGATGGAAATGTATCTCGAATTGGGGTCATAATACCAGATCTGGCTTCTGGTGCAGAAAGTCTACCTGTCTCACTTGTTAATGATGTTGATGACGAGAAGGGCCCTGCATATTTCACATATTATGCTGGtctgaaatatttaaaaccaGTATACTCGATGGAACCTTCAGCTGGCTGTAACTGTGCTGGTGGATGCCTTCCAGGCAATATCAATTGCCTTTGCATGCAGAAAAATGGTGGATATCTTCCCTATAGTTCAAATGGGGTTCTTGCAAGTCAACAGTCTATGATATATGAATGTGGAGCCTCATGTCAATGCCCTCCCAATTGCAGGAATCGTGTGTCCCAAGGAGGACTTAAATTTCGGCTGGAGGTATTCAGAACTAAAGGTAAAGGCTGGGGGCTAAGGTCTTGGGATCCCATTCGTGCTGGAGCTTTTATCTGCCAATATGCAGGGGAAGTCATCGATAGTCCAAAGGCTAAGGACTCTGTGCGGGACAATGAAGATGGTTATATCTTTGATGCCACACGTTCTTATCCAAACCTTGAAGTTATTTCTGGTGATTCTGACGGGCCTCCAAAACTCCAATTTCCCCTAGTTATTAGTGCAAAAAATGCTGGCAATGTTGCTCGTTTTATGAACCATAGTTGCTATCCAAATGTATACTGGAAACCAATTATACGTGAAAATAAAGGCGAGCATGATGTTCATATTGCCTTTCATGCAATCAGGCATATACCTCCCATGATGGAGTTGACGTATGATTATGGAGTAATCCCACCTGAAAGTGCTGATGGAAGGAAGATCAATTGCCTATGTGGGTCTTTAAAATGTAGAGGCTATTTTTGTTAG
- the LOC101218707 gene encoding exosome complex component RRP4 homolog — MKGLQLSLNHTQKIRLERAQERLKSLSSKGNSDASVVVADTIPLNYEDGVLKGHGTLDLNGEVVASICGVVERVNKLIYVRALRARYKPEVGDIVVGRVTEVAPKRWRLDINYCQDAVLMLSSMNLPDGIQRRRTAVDELNMRSIFEENDVICAEVRGLQHDGLHLQARSQKYGKLERGQLLTVSPYLIKRRKQHFHHLEQYGIDLILGCNGFIWIGEHVDPKVVDTMIEDQVDKPEQKGSKFEGTFGNQVQEVYTPLETRQNICRTANAIRVLSTLGFIMTVEVIMEIVNLSISLNIDVHEMLGSEFCVLTAEKEVERRSSSKKRG, encoded by the exons ATGAAAGGTTTACAACTTTCCTTGAATCATACCCAGAAGATTCGTCTTGAAAGAGCCCAAGAAAGGCTTAAATCTCTCTCTTCGAAGGGCAATTCTGATGCTTCTGTTGTAGTTGCTGATACTATTCCTCTCAATTACGAGGATGGTGTCCTCAA GGGACATGGGACCCTTGACTTGAATGGAGAAGTAGTTGCCTCTATTTGTGGAGTGGTTGAGCGAGTCAATAAGCTCATCTATGTACGTGCCTTGCGTGCCAG ATATAAACCGGAGGTTGGTGATATCGTAGTGGGACGTGTTACAGAG GTTGCACCAAAACGTTGGAGATTGGATATAAATTATTGCCAAGATGCAGTTTTGATGCTTTCTTCGATGAACTTGCCTGATGGTATTCAG aGAAGGCGAACTGCCGTTGATGAACTCAACATGCGGAgcatttttgaagaaaatgatgtcATTTGT GCTGAAGTACGTGGTCTTCAGCATGATGGGCTACACCTTCAAGCAAGAAGCCAGAAGTATGGCAAG CTTGAACGTGGTCAGCTGCTCACAGTTTCTCCATATCTAATAAAGAGACGCAAACAACACTTCCATCATTTGGAGCAATACGGTATTGACCTAATACTTGGATGCAATGGTTTTATCTGGATTGGGGAGCATGTTGATCCCAAAGTGGTGGATACGATGATAGAGGATCAAGTTGATAAACCTGAACAAAAGGGTTCGAAATTTGAAGGAACTTttggcaaccaagtgcaagAAGTATATACTCCATTAGAGACACGACAGAATATCTGCAGAACTGCAAATGCGATTCGAGTATTGTCTACCTTAGGTTTCATAATGACAGTAGAAGTCATCATGGAGATAGTTAATCTAAGTATTTCTCTAAACATTGATGTGCACGAAATGCTTGGCTCAGAGTTCTGTGTTCTCACGGCAGAAAAAGAGGTCGAACGACGTTCTTCGAGTAAGAAGAGGGGGTAA